The Candidatus Aramenus sp. CH1 genome includes a region encoding these proteins:
- a CDS encoding redox-regulated ATPase YchF produces the protein MITVGLVGKTNVGKSTFFEASTLVEVEIANRPFVTIEPNVGIAYVKNKCVHTELNVKCNPQNSICLGDYRFIPVKLVDVAGLIPGAHEGRGLGNKFLDDLRKADVLIHVVDASGSTDEEGKPVPPGSRDPEEDVKFIEEELDEWFFSIISKEWEKFARVVDLSGKDVVESLLSRLSGLSINREQIVTTLKETKLENLKLMQWTSEDLRLFSKKLREISKPIVIAANKSDVPTARKNVEKLKAKYKYVVPTSAESELALRKAAKAGLIDYVPGESTFSIKGPIDEKRMKALDYIKKNVLEVYGSTGVQQAINMAVFDALKLIVVYPVEDERKFTNRDGEVLPDAILIKDGSTPRDLAYVVHTDLGKGFLYAIDAKRKMRVGENYKLRNNDVIKIVSTLAHG, from the coding sequence ATGATTACGGTTGGACTAGTTGGAAAGACTAACGTGGGGAAGAGCACGTTCTTTGAGGCCTCTACGCTAGTTGAGGTAGAAATAGCTAATAGACCCTTCGTTACAATAGAACCTAACGTTGGGATAGCTTACGTTAAGAACAAGTGCGTACATACCGAGTTGAACGTAAAGTGCAACCCCCAGAACTCCATTTGCCTAGGAGACTACAGATTCATTCCAGTGAAACTTGTTGACGTTGCTGGGTTAATACCGGGAGCGCATGAAGGAAGAGGACTCGGGAACAAGTTCCTGGATGACTTGAGAAAGGCCGATGTACTGATCCACGTAGTCGACGCTAGTGGTTCCACTGACGAAGAGGGAAAGCCAGTTCCCCCTGGCTCTAGGGATCCGGAGGAAGACGTAAAGTTTATAGAGGAGGAACTGGACGAATGGTTCTTCTCTATAATTTCAAAGGAATGGGAAAAATTCGCAAGAGTCGTGGATTTGAGCGGAAAGGACGTCGTCGAGTCCCTCCTGTCTAGGCTCTCTGGACTATCGATTAATAGGGAGCAGATCGTGACTACTTTAAAGGAAACTAAGCTGGAGAACTTGAAACTAATGCAATGGACTAGCGAGGACTTAAGGCTGTTTTCCAAGAAGCTGAGGGAAATTTCAAAACCAATAGTCATTGCTGCCAACAAGAGCGACGTGCCTACTGCGAGGAAAAACGTGGAGAAGCTTAAAGCAAAGTACAAGTACGTAGTCCCAACAAGCGCAGAGTCTGAACTAGCCTTGAGAAAGGCAGCAAAAGCAGGGCTGATAGACTATGTACCGGGAGAGTCCACCTTTTCCATTAAGGGCCCTATAGACGAGAAGAGAATGAAGGCCCTTGACTACATAAAGAAAAACGTCCTGGAAGTATACGGTTCCACCGGAGTCCAGCAAGCCATTAATATGGCCGTATTCGACGCTCTGAAGCTAATAGTGGTTTACCCCGTGGAGGACGAGAGAAAGTTCACCAATAGGGACGGAGAAGTACTGCCAGACGCTATCCTCATAAAGGACGGGTCTACGCCTAGGGACTTAGCATACGTCGTACACACAGATCTGGGTAAGGGGTTCCTTTACGCCATAGACGCAAAGAGGAAGATGAGAGTCGGCGAGAACTATAAACTTAGGAACAACGACGTAATCAAAATAGTGTCAACCTTAGCCCACGGGTAA
- a CDS encoding 50S ribosomal protein L15e: MVASMYSYISQLWQSDEWKKTVVRKRMIEWRREGSVVRIEKPTRLDRAREIGYKAKQGFVIVRVRVSRGGMDKPRPNSGRRPKRMGVYGYSPAKGYRWIAEEKAARKFPNLEVLGSYYVGEDGLYKYYEVILVDPNHPVIKADKDLKWLQDPANRRRVFRGLTSAGKKARGLLKSRGLKGTTGYKFKKKQKEREQKKRHEAGKYYRLQNYKIPGK, translated from the coding sequence ATGGTTGCTTCAATGTATAGCTACATCTCCCAACTGTGGCAGTCCGACGAGTGGAAGAAAACCGTTGTCAGGAAGAGGATGATTGAGTGGAGAAGGGAAGGAAGCGTAGTAAGGATAGAAAAGCCTACGAGGCTGGACAGGGCGAGGGAAATAGGATATAAGGCCAAGCAAGGATTTGTGATAGTTAGGGTTAGGGTAAGCAGGGGAGGTATGGACAAGCCAAGGCCCAATAGCGGTAGAAGGCCAAAAAGGATGGGCGTTTACGGCTACTCTCCGGCAAAAGGTTATCGTTGGATAGCCGAGGAAAAGGCTGCTAGGAAGTTCCCCAACCTTGAAGTCCTAGGGAGTTACTACGTAGGTGAAGACGGGCTCTACAAATACTACGAGGTTATCTTAGTAGATCCTAACCACCCAGTGATTAAAGCAGATAAGGACTTGAAATGGTTACAAGACCCAGCCAACAGGAGGAGGGTGTTCAGGGGTCTCACCTCGGCGGGCAAGAAGGCTAGAGGGCTATTGAAGTCCAGAGGTCTAAAGGGCACAACCGGCTACAAATTCAAGAAGAAGCAGAAGGAAAGGGAGCAAAAGAAGAGGCACGAAGCCGGCAAGTACTATAGGTTGCAGAACTACAAGATTCCAGGAAAGTGA
- a CDS encoding RNase P subunit p30: METCIKNPALFPILKKIGYSEGILEEVNSQSRWRRVTIPFSDPESFRRRASSVEKNVLVFAKPLNRQALRYALAQERVVAITIDNDNWKLLTRRASLNMIRQQGKFVEVYMSASSGIIFKVIPLAYKWFNVVFSSCASEITQLWPPLSKVNYLVIHGADEEEAIRWVYDNPSKLLLSAGS; encoded by the coding sequence GTGGAGACCTGCATTAAAAACCCAGCCCTTTTCCCTATCCTGAAGAAGATTGGCTATAGTGAGGGAATTCTAGAGGAAGTAAACTCCCAGAGCAGATGGAGAAGGGTCACTATTCCATTCAGCGATCCAGAAAGCTTTAGGAGGAGAGCTAGCTCTGTTGAGAAGAACGTCTTAGTTTTCGCCAAACCTTTAAATAGGCAGGCACTCAGATATGCTTTAGCTCAAGAAAGGGTGGTCGCAATAACTATTGACAACGACAACTGGAAGCTATTGACCAGAAGAGCGTCGCTAAATATGATAAGACAGCAAGGGAAATTCGTTGAAGTGTACATGTCAGCGTCTTCTGGCATAATATTTAAGGTAATACCGCTAGCGTACAAGTGGTTTAACGTTGTGTTTTCGTCCTGCGCTTCAGAGATTACTCAGCTGTGGCCTCCATTATCCAAAGTGAACTACCTAGTAATACACGGAGCGGACGAAGAGGAGGCAATAAGGTGGGTATATGATAATCCAAGTAAGTTACTACTCTCTGCTGGCTCTTGA
- a CDS encoding ribonuclease P yields the protein MIIQVSYYSLLALDVVIIAWLAVLTYVTLRRHYIFTKKVKNKRNMKSKRYIIFELVVDERDRDKVDQNSINAAVRDAVKELLGRMWLEISDPKVIFFDKRSLKGIISTNRAGYKVVVASLPFAKEINGAKALIVTIRTSGSFKRAKKIMNM from the coding sequence ATGATAATCCAAGTAAGTTACTACTCTCTGCTGGCTCTTGACGTAGTTATTATAGCGTGGCTTGCGGTACTTACGTATGTTACGCTAAGAAGGCACTACATCTTTACGAAAAAAGTTAAGAATAAGAGAAATATGAAGTCGAAGAGGTACATAATTTTCGAACTAGTAGTCGATGAGAGGGATAGAGACAAAGTGGATCAAAACTCGATAAACGCGGCCGTTAGGGACGCAGTAAAGGAGCTCCTTGGGAGAATGTGGCTTGAAATCTCAGATCCTAAGGTGATATTCTTCGATAAGAGGAGCCTAAAGGGGATAATTTCGACTAATAGGGCAGGTTATAAAGTAGTTGTAGCGTCACTTCCTTTTGCGAAGGAGATAAATGGTGCAAAAGCTTTAATAGTTACAATAAGGACAAGTGGTAGTTTTAAGAGAGCTAAAAAGATTATGAACATGTGA
- the psmA gene encoding archaeal proteasome endopeptidase complex subunit alpha — MAFGPAAMGYDRAITIFSPDGDLYQVDYAFQAVKKGWTTLGVKTKKAVVIAGEKKRSMLVDIDSVEKIFLIDDHVGCSFAGLASDGRILIDYARNSSLQHRLVYDEPISIDYLTKLVADVKQAYTQHGGVRPFGVSLIIGGVDKGVPKLFMTEPSGQYMPYLAVAIGENYTTATEYLQKNYKDDLDVEDTIALAINALRGSRQGGEKIGPSEIEIGYAAGDTGIFRKLSLEERAQILQKLG; from the coding sequence TTGGCGTTCGGACCGGCAGCGATGGGATACGATAGGGCTATAACTATATTCTCACCAGATGGAGATCTCTACCAGGTCGATTACGCTTTCCAGGCAGTAAAGAAAGGTTGGACAACCTTAGGCGTTAAGACCAAAAAGGCCGTCGTGATAGCTGGAGAGAAAAAGAGGTCTATGTTAGTGGACATCGATAGCGTGGAGAAGATTTTCCTAATAGACGATCACGTGGGATGCAGTTTTGCGGGGCTTGCTTCAGATGGTAGGATTTTAATAGACTATGCCAGGAACTCCTCTCTTCAGCATAGGCTTGTTTACGACGAACCGATAAGCATAGACTACCTTACTAAGCTCGTTGCCGATGTTAAGCAAGCGTACACCCAACACGGAGGCGTTAGGCCCTTCGGAGTATCTTTAATAATAGGTGGCGTAGACAAGGGAGTTCCAAAGCTATTCATGACCGAACCAAGCGGGCAGTACATGCCCTATTTGGCAGTTGCTATCGGAGAGAACTATACTACTGCCACAGAATACCTACAGAAAAACTACAAAGACGATCTCGACGTAGAGGATACCATAGCTCTAGCAATCAACGCGTTGAGGGGCTCTAGGCAGGGCGGGGAGAAGATAGGGCCAAGTGAGATAGAAATAGGTTACGCAGCAGGCGACACGGGTATCTTCAGAAAGCTGAGCCTAGAGGAGAGGGCACAGATACTCCAAAAACTAGGGTGA
- a CDS encoding ribosome assembly factor SBDS — protein sequence MPTKDVITVKYESHGEHFEILVKPKEAFLFRSGKNIPISDIVVSDTIYKDVKKGQKASPSALKKVFGTTDFETIVKDILLKGELPLTSDQRKEMLENKRKQIVDFIHRNAVDPKTNLPIPISRIEMAMEQAKVQIDLNKDAEAQSLQIIHELARIIPIKVARAILEIKVPPKYSPKVRSSLSNLGSVKKTNWLADGTLIAEIEIPAGAQEEIIDKLNSITKGEVEVRVIQVK from the coding sequence ATGCCCACAAAGGACGTCATAACGGTGAAGTACGAGTCTCACGGGGAACACTTCGAGATCTTGGTAAAGCCTAAGGAGGCTTTTTTGTTCAGATCTGGTAAGAACATTCCTATTTCTGACATAGTGGTTTCAGATACTATTTACAAGGACGTAAAGAAGGGACAGAAAGCCTCACCTTCTGCTCTTAAAAAAGTATTTGGCACTACCGATTTTGAAACAATAGTCAAGGATATCCTATTGAAGGGAGAATTGCCTCTCACCTCAGATCAGAGAAAAGAAATGTTGGAGAACAAAAGAAAGCAGATAGTGGACTTCATACACAGGAACGCCGTGGATCCCAAGACTAACTTGCCAATACCTATTTCTAGGATAGAGATGGCAATGGAGCAGGCTAAAGTGCAGATAGATCTAAACAAGGACGCAGAGGCTCAATCACTACAAATTATTCATGAACTAGCGAGGATTATACCTATTAAAGTAGCAAGAGCTATCCTAGAGATAAAGGTTCCTCCAAAGTATAGTCCTAAGGTCAGGTCCAGTCTTTCTAATTTAGGCTCAGTTAAGAAGACCAACTGGTTAGCAGATGGAACTTTAATAGCGGAAATAGAGATACCAGCAGGGGCTCAAGAGGAGATAATTGATAAGCTAAATTCAATAACCAAAGGTGAAGTAGAAGTTAGAGTAATCCAAGTGAAGTAA
- the rrp4 gene encoding exosome complex RNA-binding protein Rrp4, with the protein MSSNNKIYFPNRSIVVPGDLVAEGNFQVPWSPYYYKQGNKYYSTVIGLFEVKEPIFEIIPLEGSYYYPKIGDTVIGLVEDIELYGWILDIKSMYSAYLPASSLLGRSVNLGEDLRKFIDVGDYVIAKVENFDRTTNPVLNVKGKGLGRVAYGTVIDIMPVKVPRVIGKNKSMLEVLTSETGCEILIAQNGRIWANCPSKDKENILILAVKTIEAESHIRGLTDRIKSLIKEKIGESNDSNTKA; encoded by the coding sequence ATGTCGTCGAATAACAAGATTTACTTTCCAAATAGGAGCATAGTAGTTCCCGGAGACCTGGTGGCTGAAGGGAATTTTCAAGTCCCTTGGTCTCCGTACTACTATAAACAAGGTAACAAGTACTATTCTACAGTAATAGGACTGTTTGAAGTAAAGGAACCAATCTTCGAAATAATACCACTTGAAGGGTCTTACTATTATCCCAAGATAGGCGACACTGTGATAGGTCTGGTTGAGGACATAGAACTATACGGTTGGATACTCGACATAAAGTCCATGTATTCGGCCTACCTTCCCGCTTCTTCCCTACTGGGAAGGTCTGTGAACCTAGGAGAGGATCTAAGGAAATTCATTGACGTTGGGGACTACGTTATTGCCAAAGTGGAGAACTTTGACAGGACCACAAACCCTGTCCTCAATGTTAAGGGCAAAGGGTTAGGAAGGGTAGCTTATGGTACTGTAATAGACATCATGCCAGTCAAGGTCCCAAGGGTGATTGGGAAGAACAAGAGCATGTTAGAGGTCTTAACTTCTGAAACAGGATGTGAGATATTGATTGCACAGAATGGAAGAATATGGGCAAACTGCCCATCTAAAGATAAGGAGAATATTTTAATCTTGGCAGTAAAGACAATTGAGGCGGAATCGCACATTAGAGGTTTAACAGATAGAATAAAAAGTTTGATTAAAGAAAAAATTGGTGAGAGTAATGATTCAAATACAAAAGCCTAG
- the rrp41 gene encoding exosome complex exonuclease Rrp41: MIQIQKPRLILDDGRRLDGRKPDELRPMKMEIGVLKNADGSSLVQVGNTKIIAAVYGPREMHPRHLAMPNRAVLRVRYHMTPFSTDERKNPAPSRREIELSKVIREALESTILVEEFPRSSIDIFMEVIQADAGTRLASLMAASLAVVDAGIPVRDLIAAVAVGKADGVLVLDLNEPEDMWGEADMPVAMMPALGQINLLQLNGNMTPEEFKQGLELAMKGINIIYNMEKEVLKSKYAEYKEES; the protein is encoded by the coding sequence ATGATTCAAATACAAAAGCCTAGATTAATCTTGGACGACGGAAGGAGATTAGACGGGAGAAAGCCAGACGAGCTAAGGCCAATGAAAATGGAGATAGGCGTCCTTAAAAACGCCGACGGGTCCTCGTTAGTTCAAGTGGGTAACACTAAGATAATTGCTGCAGTATATGGCCCTAGGGAGATGCATCCTAGGCATTTGGCAATGCCAAATAGGGCAGTGTTGAGAGTCAGATACCATATGACTCCCTTCTCCACTGACGAGAGAAAGAACCCGGCGCCGAGTAGAAGGGAAATAGAACTGTCAAAGGTAATCAGGGAGGCGTTAGAATCAACAATTCTAGTTGAGGAATTCCCAAGGTCCTCCATTGACATATTCATGGAGGTCATACAAGCAGACGCGGGGACCAGACTAGCGTCTTTGATGGCGGCGTCTTTGGCGGTGGTCGATGCTGGTATACCGGTTAGAGATCTCATAGCAGCAGTTGCAGTGGGTAAGGCTGATGGAGTGCTTGTACTAGATTTAAACGAGCCAGAGGACATGTGGGGAGAGGCAGACATGCCGGTGGCGATGATGCCGGCGCTAGGCCAAATTAACCTCTTACAGCTTAACGGTAACATGACTCCAGAAGAGTTTAAGCAAGGCCTTGAGCTTGCAATGAAGGGGATAAACATTATATATAATATGGAGAAGGAGGTCTTGAAGAGTAAGTATGCAGAATACAAGGAGGAGAGCTAA
- the rrp42 gene encoding exosome complex protein Rrp42, with product MSMTPSNENIVPLIKKESILHMLERGLREDGRKLNEYRPLSITLDYAKKADGSALVKLGDTAVLAGVKVEEEEPFEDTPAQGNLVVNVELLPLAYETFEPGPPDENAIELSRVVDRSLRDSKSIDLGKLVIEPGKMVWTVWVDIYVLDYGGNVLDASTLAAVAALYNAKLPKVVNENGEIKVVKEEKGDRLPILFPVVTVTAAKIGKYIVIDPDLEEEAIADAKLSISYTPEGRIVGMQKSGAGSFSVQEVLYIENAVRAAGLKLLEDFKKQLNIQ from the coding sequence ATGTCCATGACTCCTTCTAACGAAAACATTGTCCCACTAATAAAGAAAGAGAGCATATTGCACATGTTAGAGAGAGGTTTAAGGGAAGACGGTAGGAAGCTTAACGAGTACAGACCGCTAAGTATAACCTTAGACTATGCGAAGAAAGCTGACGGGTCAGCTTTAGTAAAGCTAGGAGACACAGCGGTATTAGCTGGAGTTAAGGTAGAAGAGGAAGAGCCATTTGAGGACACCCCGGCTCAGGGGAACTTAGTTGTTAACGTTGAGTTACTTCCGTTGGCGTACGAGACTTTTGAGCCAGGGCCGCCAGACGAAAATGCGATAGAACTATCGAGAGTTGTGGACAGGAGCTTGAGGGACTCTAAGTCGATAGATCTAGGCAAGCTGGTTATTGAGCCGGGTAAAATGGTGTGGACTGTGTGGGTAGACATATATGTCCTCGATTATGGTGGTAACGTTCTCGACGCTTCCACGTTAGCTGCAGTAGCAGCTTTGTACAATGCTAAACTCCCTAAGGTTGTTAATGAGAACGGAGAAATTAAGGTTGTGAAGGAAGAGAAGGGCGATAGACTGCCCATTCTTTTCCCGGTTGTCACAGTAACTGCAGCTAAGATAGGCAAATACATTGTAATAGACCCAGACTTAGAAGAAGAGGCTATAGCTGACGCTAAACTCTCGATATCCTACACGCCAGAGGGCAGGATAGTGGGGATGCAGAAGTCTGGAGCTGGCAGTTTTAGCGTTCAAGAGGTACTGTACATTGAAAATGCCGTAAGGGCAGCTGGGCTTAAGCTCCTAGAAGATTTTAAAAAGCAACTAAATATACAATAA
- a CDS encoding 50S ribosomal protein L37ae — protein sequence MAKYKVVGIAGRFGARYGSTLRKKWKEVMEKRYADYQCPVCKTTGKVIRVASGIWYCEKCGNKWAGLAYTPY from the coding sequence ATGGCGAAGTATAAGGTAGTTGGGATAGCGGGTAGGTTTGGCGCCAGATATGGATCTACCTTAAGGAAGAAGTGGAAGGAAGTTATGGAGAAGAGGTACGCTGATTACCAGTGCCCCGTTTGTAAAACTACTGGAAAAGTAATTAGAGTGGCTTCCGGCATTTGGTACTGTGAAAAGTGCGGGAACAAATGGGCTGGACTTGCTTACACGCCGTATTGA
- a CDS encoding prefoldin subunit beta — protein MAERLPPEVQTQLVKLQQLQSQLERLSYERSVIDSELREINKVLEELSSLPADTSVYKVVGNLLVKKDKSSVEKELNDRKEILELRSRTYQKQEDILKKQFEELQKKVNDLLQKYYPQGPSSSPPKA, from the coding sequence TTGGCAGAAAGGTTGCCCCCAGAAGTGCAAACCCAACTAGTAAAGCTCCAACAGTTACAGAGCCAGTTGGAGAGGCTAAGTTACGAGAGAAGCGTCATAGACTCGGAGTTAAGGGAAATAAACAAGGTATTGGAGGAGCTGTCTTCCCTTCCTGCAGACACTTCTGTGTATAAGGTCGTCGGTAACTTGCTGGTAAAGAAGGACAAAAGTAGCGTAGAGAAGGAGCTAAACGACAGGAAGGAGATATTGGAGCTCAGATCTAGGACTTATCAGAAACAGGAAGACATACTGAAAAAGCAATTTGAGGAGCTTCAAAAGAAAGTAAATGACTTACTGCAGAAGTACTATCCGCAAGGTCCCTCAAGTAGTCCTCCAAAAGCTTAA
- a CDS encoding multidrug MFS transporter — protein sequence MLRIYVDDRELNSGIPEILKELGVVVITKQLSVGDYVISEDTAVERKTVSDLVNSVFDKRFFDQLERLSSTYTNPFLVIEGNITRIREITERWKAVNSALVSATLSFNVKVLYSIDKRETAEILKKISEKVSSEPKKRGITLHDKPKFENIKQEQEYLVEAFPQIGEILAKRLLEYFGTVRSICNASISELEKAIGSRKKAEEIFKIINTPYNTPSANSDTKRSLLDYFK from the coding sequence ATGCTGAGAATTTACGTTGACGATAGAGAGCTCAACAGCGGAATTCCAGAAATTCTAAAGGAACTGGGTGTTGTGGTTATTACTAAGCAACTGAGCGTTGGGGATTACGTGATAAGTGAAGACACTGCAGTGGAAAGAAAGACTGTAAGTGATCTCGTAAACTCTGTTTTTGATAAGAGATTTTTTGACCAACTTGAGAGACTTTCGTCCACTTACACTAATCCCTTCTTAGTCATAGAGGGAAACATTACGAGGATTAGGGAAATAACGGAAAGGTGGAAAGCCGTAAATTCCGCACTTGTGTCGGCTACTCTCTCGTTTAACGTAAAAGTTCTGTATTCGATAGATAAACGGGAAACAGCAGAGATACTAAAGAAAATATCAGAGAAAGTGAGTTCAGAGCCCAAGAAGAGGGGAATAACCTTACACGACAAGCCTAAGTTCGAGAACATTAAGCAGGAGCAGGAGTACTTGGTGGAAGCTTTCCCACAAATAGGAGAGATTCTAGCTAAGAGGTTGCTCGAGTACTTTGGAACAGTGAGGAGTATATGTAACGCCTCGATTTCGGAACTAGAAAAGGCAATAGGGAGCAGGAAGAAGGCAGAGGAGATTTTCAAGATAATCAATACCCCTTACAATACTCCTTCCGCAAACAGCGATACCAAAAGATCCCTTTTAGACTATTTCAAATAG
- a CDS encoding elongation factor EF-2 codes for MPRFKTTEEVLNLMKNRERVRNIGIIAHVDHGKTTTSDQLLAASGIISPKVAGEALALDYLSVEQQRGITVKAANVSLYHEFENKGYVINLIDTPGHVDFSGRVTRSLRALDGSIVVVDAVEGVMTQTETVLRQSLEERVRPILFVNKVDRLVKELKLGPQEMMQKLLDIIKEVNNLIDMYAEPEFKEKWMINPTAGNVVFGSAKDKWGFSIPIAQKKGVNMKNVIDAYSITDKSKIEELANTVPIHEALLETVIKFVPNPIEAQKYRIPKIWKGDMDNELVKSMLNADPNGPVVMMITDMKVDPHAGLVATGRVFSGTLRPGAEVWLVNAKTSQKILQVSLYMGQFRELANEIPAGNIAAVLGLDKARAGETLIDPRFKDLQGSFESLHYVSEPVVTVAVEPKNPKDLTRMIDSLRKLSIEDPNLQIKINEETGEYLISGMGFLHVEVSLQLLKDYYGVEVITSPPIVVYRESIRAKSQVFEGKSPNKHNKFYISVEPLNNETIELIASGTIKEDMDAKEMAKILRDKAEWDYEEAKRIVAVDENVNVFVDMTSGIQHLREIMDTLLQGFRLAMREGPLAHEPIRGLKVVLHDAVIHEDPAHRGPAQIFPAVRNAIFAGFLTARPTLLEPIQKLDIRVPMDLIGNVTAVLTRKRGKVLNMSQVGNAARILAEIPVSESYELASELRGATGGKAFWGTEFSRWAPVPDSILVDVIMKIRERKGLPKELPKPEDFLS; via the coding sequence TTGCCTAGATTCAAGACTACAGAAGAAGTACTCAATTTAATGAAAAACAGAGAAAGGGTTAGGAACATAGGAATAATAGCCCACGTAGACCATGGCAAGACTACCACCAGTGACCAATTGCTGGCAGCTTCCGGGATAATATCGCCTAAGGTAGCGGGCGAGGCCTTAGCGCTGGACTACCTCTCAGTGGAGCAACAGAGAGGTATAACGGTTAAGGCAGCCAACGTCAGCTTGTACCACGAGTTTGAGAACAAGGGTTATGTAATCAACCTAATCGATACGCCAGGTCACGTGGACTTCAGCGGAAGGGTTACGAGGAGCTTAAGGGCATTGGACGGCTCAATAGTGGTAGTAGACGCAGTTGAGGGAGTAATGACTCAAACTGAGACCGTACTAAGGCAGAGCCTTGAGGAGAGGGTAAGGCCAATACTCTTCGTTAACAAGGTAGATAGGCTAGTGAAGGAGCTCAAGCTTGGGCCCCAAGAGATGATGCAGAAGCTCCTCGATATAATTAAAGAAGTGAACAACCTAATAGACATGTACGCGGAGCCGGAGTTTAAGGAGAAGTGGATGATAAATCCCACTGCTGGAAACGTGGTCTTTGGGTCGGCTAAGGATAAGTGGGGATTCAGCATACCTATTGCCCAGAAGAAAGGAGTGAACATGAAGAACGTAATCGACGCATATAGCATCACTGACAAGTCGAAGATCGAGGAGTTGGCTAATACTGTTCCCATCCACGAGGCTTTGCTGGAGACCGTCATAAAGTTCGTGCCTAATCCGATTGAGGCACAGAAGTACAGGATACCCAAGATTTGGAAGGGCGACATGGACAACGAGTTAGTAAAGTCCATGTTGAACGCAGATCCGAACGGGCCAGTAGTGATGATGATAACTGACATGAAGGTAGATCCCCACGCTGGTCTAGTAGCTACTGGGAGGGTATTCTCCGGGACGTTAAGGCCTGGTGCAGAAGTATGGTTGGTAAACGCCAAGACCTCACAGAAGATCCTCCAAGTGAGCTTGTACATGGGGCAGTTCAGGGAGCTAGCTAACGAAATCCCTGCAGGTAACATAGCAGCAGTCTTAGGTCTTGATAAAGCCAGGGCTGGCGAGACCTTAATTGACCCACGCTTCAAGGATCTCCAGGGGAGCTTTGAGTCGTTACATTACGTGTCTGAGCCTGTAGTAACGGTAGCTGTGGAACCCAAGAATCCAAAGGACCTTACTAGGATGATAGACTCCTTGAGGAAGCTTAGCATAGAGGACCCCAACTTGCAGATAAAGATCAACGAAGAGACTGGAGAATACTTGATATCGGGTATGGGATTCCTTCACGTGGAAGTCTCCTTACAGCTGCTCAAGGATTATTACGGAGTTGAAGTAATCACTAGTCCGCCAATAGTAGTATATAGGGAGAGTATAAGGGCAAAGAGCCAAGTGTTTGAGGGTAAATCTCCTAATAAGCACAACAAGTTCTACATAAGTGTAGAACCCCTAAACAACGAGACCATTGAGCTGATTGCAAGCGGTACAATTAAGGAGGATATGGATGCAAAAGAGATGGCAAAGATACTGAGGGATAAGGCTGAATGGGATTATGAGGAAGCTAAGAGGATAGTTGCAGTCGATGAGAACGTTAACGTGTTCGTCGATATGACTAGCGGAATACAGCATTTAAGGGAAATTATGGACACGCTACTTCAAGGCTTCAGGCTGGCCATGAGGGAGGGACCTCTAGCCCACGAACCTATAAGGGGACTAAAGGTAGTCCTACACGACGCCGTTATTCATGAGGATCCAGCTCACAGAGGCCCTGCTCAGATCTTCCCAGCAGTTAGGAACGCTATATTTGCCGGCTTCCTCACAGCGAGGCCAACGCTCTTGGAACCTATTCAGAAGCTAGACATAAGAGTGCCGATGGATCTAATAGGAAACGTCACAGCGGTTCTAACTAGGAAGAGGGGTAAGGTACTTAATATGTCACAAGTGGGTAATGCAGCTAGGATATTAGCCGAGATACCCGTGTCTGAATCCTACGAATTGGCCAGCGAGCTAAGAGGAGCCACAGGAGGTAAAGCGTTCTGGGGGACAGAGTTCAGCAGATGGGCACCTGTTCCTGACAGCATACTAGTTGACGTTATTATGAAGATAAGAGAAAGGAAAGGACTGCCGAAGGAGTTACCAAAGCCAGAAGACTTCCTCTCGTGA